The Ictalurus punctatus breed USDA103 unplaced genomic scaffold, Coco_2.0 Super-Scaffold_100, whole genome shotgun sequence genome has a window encoding:
- the LOC128629731 gene encoding histone H1-like: MAEVAPAPAAAPAKAPKKKAASRAKKAGPSVGELIVKAVSSSKERSGVSLAALKKALAAGGYDVEKNNSRVKIAVKGLVTKGTLVQTKGTGASGSFKMNKKQTEAKKPVKKAAPKTKKPAAKKPAATKKPRKVAAKKPAAAAKKSPKKAKKPATAAKKPTKSPKKVKKLATPKKAAKSPKKAKAVKPKTTKPKAAKAKKAAPKKK; the protein is encoded by the coding sequence ATGGCAGAAGTCGCACCCGCTCCCGCCGCCGCGCCGGCCAAAGCGCCCAAGAAGAAAGCAGCTTCGAGAGCAAAAAAAGCCGGCCCTAGCGTCGGCGAACTGATCGTCAAAGCCGTTTCCTCGTCTAAGGAGAGGAGCGGCGTGTCTCTCGCTGCTCTGAAGAAAGCGCTGGCTGCCGGCGGATACGATGTGGAGAAGAACAACTCCCGCGTCAAGATCGCCGTTAAGGGTCTCGTGACTAAAGGCActctggtgcagaccaaagggaCCGGCGCGTCTGGCTCTTTCAAGATGAACAAGAAGCAGACCGAAGCCAAGAAGCCCGTGAAGAAAGCCGCGCCCAAAACGAAAAAGCCCGCCGCCAAAAAGCCCGCCGCTACTAAGAAGCCCAGGAAGGTAGCGGCCAAGAAACCCGCCGCCGCGGCCAAGAAGTCTCCTAAGAAGGCGAAGAAGCCCGCTACCGCCGCAAAGAAACCCACCAAGAGCCCGAAGAAGGTGAAAAAGCTCGCGACCCCTAAAAAGGCAGCCAAGAGCCCCAAGAAAGCGAAAGCTGTCAAGCCCAAGACCACAAAGCCTAAAGCGGCAAAGGCGAAGAAGGCAGCACccaaaaagaagtaa